The nucleotide window GAGGAACAGGTGCTCGGCGATCTCCTGGTTGCCGAGCCGGGAGCCGAGCAGCCGCAGCACCTCGTACTCCCGGGCGGTCACCCCGACCCGCCGCAGTTCCTCCGGTATCGCCTCGTGGCCCCGGCGTCGGCGGGGCACGGGAGAGCCCGCTTCCCGCAGCAGGGCGCGGCACGCGGCCGCCATCCGGGTCGTGCCCCGGTCGTGGAAGAACTGCTCGGAGGCGCGCAGCCACTCGACGGGGCGCCCCCAGCCGTCGGCGAGCGCCGCCGGAGAGCCGAGGCGCAGACACAGATGGCGGGCCAGCGGGATGGTGTCCGTTCCGGTCAGGGCCTCCTCGGCCGCCTTGGCCGCCTCCGCGGTCCGGCCCTCGCGGCCCAGCAGCACGGCCCGGGACCAGCCGACGAAAGGCCGGTCCCAGTGGATCTCGGTGAGCCGGCCGGTGTCGGGCCCGTCCAGCTCGGCCCAGTCGGCCACGTCCCGAACGGTACGCAGCAGCAGATACGGGCCCAGGAAACCGGTGACCCCACGGGTGCTCGGCAGCGCCCGCATGGCCCGGTCCGCCTCGGTGAACTCGGCCAGCGCACGCTCGTGCTCCTCCCGCAGCAGGGAACAGATGCCGTGGGCCCAGCCCCATACGGAGGTGTCCGCGTAGCCCCAGACCGCGTCGGCGCTCCCTTCGGCCAGCGCGCTCTGCAGGACGTTCAGCGCGGACTGCAGCCCCTCCCGGTCCCCCCGGGCGGCGGCGATGACGGCGTCCACGCCGACACCGATCAGCTTCACCTCGCGCAGCCGCAGCCTGGCCGCCGTCGTCCGGAGCCGCCCGGCGGCCTCCATGGCCCCGTCGAAGTCGTCGCGCAGCACATGAGCCTGCGTCAGATGCATGTCGGCCCAGGCCGTCATCAGCACCGCGCCGGTCTCCTCGGCCGCCTTTCGCGCGGCCAGCAGCCGCTCGGTCCCGGTGAACCGGATCCGGTCCAGCGCGCCGAGTTCGAGCAGGCCGCGAATGCGCCAGCCCGGCAGCGCATGGGCCTCCGCCGTGGCCACCAGGTGCTCGAACACCTCTTCGGTGGCGGCCAGATCGCGGGGCCGCAGACAGTACCCGAGCATGTTCAGGGCCTGGCAGCTCACCTCCGGCAGCCCGACCGTCTCGGCGGTCGCCACGGCCCCCTCGGCGAGGGCCCGGGCGCTCTCCAGCCGGTCGGGGCGCCGCGAGTTGAGCATCAGATGCGCGGCGACCGCGTCCAGGGCGGCGTGGGACGCCGGGTCGGGCTCGGTGCCGAGCAGCTCCCGTGCCCGCCGTACGGTGTTCAGGCCCTCCTCCCACTGCTGCGCGGTGGCGGCGGCCCGGGCCCTGGTCAGGAAGCCCGCCGCGCGCCGGGCGGACGGCGCTCCCCACGCGGTCAGGACCCGGTCCAGCCGGTCGCCGAGCGCCGGGACGCGCCGGACGTCGCCGGTGAGGACGAGCGTGCGGAGCAGTTCCTCCAGCAGTTCGGCCACGGTCTCGGGGGTGGTGTCCGTGGTGGCGGTGGTGAGTTCCAGGCCCCGGTCGAGGAGTTCCACCGCGGTCAGCGAAGCGCCGCGGGCCACCGCCTGACGGCCGGCCCGGGTGAGCAGAACGGCCGCCCGGGTCCGCTGCCCGGCGGCGACGCACAGCTCCGCGGCCAGGCGGTACAGGTCGTCGCCGGAATCCGCGCCGATCAGGCCGCCGGGGCCGGGCCGGGCGCCCTCCGGGCGCGGTTCCCCTGTTCCCGGTCCGCCTTTTTCCGGGGGCTCCGGTCGTGGTGCCTCTGCTGCGGCCCAGGCTTTCCCAGGTTGCTTCGTTTCGGGCGGCCTCGGTCGCGGTTCCTCCGCCCAGGCTTTCCCTGGTTCCTCCGTCTCCCGCGGCTCCGGTCGCGGTTCCTCCGTTCCGGCCCAGGCTTGCCCCGGTTCCTCCGTCTTCGGCGGCTCCGTACCCGGTGGCACCGCCCCCGGTCCACCCGTCCCCGGTGCCCTCGCTCCCGGCCAGGCAGCCCCCGGTCCCTCCGTCCCCGGCAGCTTCGTTCCCAGCGCCCCCGCTCCCAGCGCCCCCACCCCCGGCCACCCCGTTTTCCGCCCCGCCGCTCCGCCGGACTCGATGGCGTCGGCGGCGGCGAGGCAGAGCGTCACCCGTTCGGCGGGCAGCAGCCGCCCGGCGATGGCGTCGGCGGTCAGGGCGTGCCGGAACGTGTGCCAGCCGGGCTCGGCGTTCGCGGTGCCGTCCGTGACCAGGTCGACGTGTGCCGCGTGGCGCAGCTGGGCGAGCGCCGTGGCCCGGTCGAGCCCGGCCACGCGGGCGGCGATGTCCACGGGGAACCGCCGGCCCAGGATCGCCGCCGCCTCCAGAAGCGCGACACCGTGCGGTGCCAGCCGGTCCACACGCTGGAGGACGGCGGCGGCGACCGACGCGGGCACACCGGCGTCCAGCGACCCGGTCACCGCCCAACCGGAACCCCGTAACCGGACGAGGCTGCCGCCGTCGACCATGGACCGCAGTAGTTCCTCCACCACGAAGGGGACGCCCTCGGAGACGGCGTGCAGCCTGCCGAGGACGGCCTCCGGGACCTCGTCGGCGCCGCCGTGGCCCAGACAGCGGGCGGCCAGCTCGGCGGTACGGGCGGGCCCCAGCCGGGTGAGGCGGAGGGTGCGGGCCGCGCGGCGGGACGTGGCGGCCTCGGCGAGGTCGAGGGCCGGACCGGGCTCACCGCGCAGGGTGGCCAGCAGGACGCTCCGCTGCCCGGAGAGGTTGTCCGTCAGATAGTCGACGACGGCGAGCGTGTCGGCGTCCGCGTCGTGCAGGTCCTCCAGTACGAGGACACAGCCGCCGCCGCTGCCGCCGCCGGTCCGCCCGAGCACGTCCAGGAGCCGTAACACCGCCTCGGCGTACCCGACGAGCGGCGCGCCGTCCTGCGGCGCCAGCCCGCACAACCGTGCAAGCAGCTGCTCGTAGGGGCCGAGGTCCGCGCCCGAGGGCGCCCCTTCGCCGCGCAGCCCGGAGAACACGGCCTCGGCGAGCGGGCGCAGCGGCACCGCGCGCCCGGCGGACGCGGCCCGCCCCCGCAGCATCCGCGATCCGGTGCGCGCGGCACGGGACGCGGCCTCCTCGACGAGCCGTGACTTGCCTATGCCGGGCTCGCCCAGCACGAACACCGACGACCCCCGCCCCTCACGGGCCGACCGGACGGACGCCGTCAGCAGGTCCAGCTCCGCCTCTCTGCCGACCATGGCGGGCGACGACAACGACGACAACTCCGGCCCCCAGCGCCTCTTTCGCGGGGTGCCCCTCAGGCGCCCGTCGAATGCCTCTTCGGATCGTACGTAGAGCGTTGTACCCATGTTCACAGCGCCCGCACAACTATGTGGGGGGTCTTCCCCCATAACAGGGCCGCCGCCGTCCGGCACGCTCTCTTCCAGCGGGGCAGGGGGGACAGGGCATGACCCGGGGGGACATGCCCTGCCTGCCTATTTCTCACGGCAGGGAGGTAGTCGATGCGGCGTGCGCGGGTGTGGGTCACCGCGGGAGTGCTGGGTGTGGTCCTGTGCGGGTGTTCGTCACCCCTCGCGGGTTCCGGGGGGAGCGGGGACGGGGCGTCGTCGGCGAAGGCGGCCGAGGAGAAACCGGAGGTCCCGGAGAGCGACTGGGACCTGGAGCGCGTGTGCGCGGACGGGCTCGGCTTCGCGGGTCTGCCCGCCTACGACCGTACGAAGAAGACCGTGCACCCCGCGGTTCTCATGAGCACCACCGGCGACGGCTGGAACAGCGACTTGTCCACCGACGGGGACTTCCCCAAGGGCTGGTTCCTCGACTACGACGACAAGGTGGCCAAGGCCGAACTGGTCGTCTGCGTCGAGCGCACCAAGGCGACCGCCACCGGCAAGGTGTGCGACATGGAGACCGACGACGGCAAGCCGCTGAAGGTGCGGACGTACAACACCTCGTACCGGGTGCGGGTCCTCGACGCGCGTACGGGCAAGAAGCTGGACGAGCACAAAGGCACGGCCGAGTCCGACGAGTGCCCGGTGTACATGCTCACCTCGAAGGGCGAGGACAAGGACAAGTACTACAACGAGGTCGAACCCGAGGACTACCGCAAGCACATCAAGCCGTTCATCGCGCCGTAGTGCCCGATGTCGCGCCCGATGTCGCGCCCGATGTCGCGTCGGATGACGTGCCGCGAGGGCGGGCGCACTCGAAGGAGTCCGCCCGCCCTCGCACACGTGCTTCGCCTACTTCGTGACGCCCGCGTCCTTGAGCGCGGTCTCCCAGTCGGCGACCGCCGACGGGTTGGTGATCTTCTTGTCGTTGATCTTGATCGTCGGGGTCGAGTCGACGTCCTTGGCGGTGTCGAAGGACTTGCTCATCTTCATCGCCCAGGGGTCGTAGGTGCCCTTCTTCACGGCGTCCTGGAACTTCTTGTTGTTCTTCAGCGCGTCGACCGTGTTGGCCACCTTGATCAGATAGCTGTCCTTGGCCAGCTCGTCGGTCGTCTCCTCCGGGTGGTACTTCGTCGAGTACAGGGCCGTCTTGTACTCGAGGAACGCCTCCGGGCTGACGTTCAGCGCCGCGCCGAGCGCGCTCAGCGCGTTCTTGGAGCCCTCGCCGGTGAGCCGGTCGTCGAGGAAGGTGCCGATCGTGAAGGACAGCTTGTAGTCGCCGTCCTCCATGCCCTTGTTGACCGTCTCGCCGACGGTCTGCTCGAACTGGGCGCAGGCCGGGCAGCGCGGGTCCTCGTAGAGGTGGACCACGTTGTCGGACTTGGAGTCGCCGATCAGCACCGTCGTGCCGTTCTTGCCCGAGGTGTTGGCGGGTGTGACCACCTTCGCGGAGGCGGCGTCCTCCCACTTCGTGGGCTGGTTGTTCTGTACGACGGCGTAACCGATGCCGCCGGCTATCGCGAGAACGACGACGACCGAACCGGCCACGATGCCCTGCCGCTTGGCCTTGTCACGCTTGGCCTGACGCTCGCGCTCCAGACGCAGCCGGTCACGGGCCGCCGACTTCGACGCCTGGCTGTTCCGCTTGCTCATCTTGGTGATCTCCATGGGGGACGCGCACCTGTCGTACGCGGGATACGGGTGGTGGACTGGCGGTGCTCAGAGAGCGGTCACGCGAAGGTGACCGAGCACGGCGGTCCACGCCGTCCCAGGGAGTGGGCGAAGAGCAGGGCGCGAGCGGTGGCCGTACGGTCCGCCGCGCGCGTCGGCCGGTGTGCGGCCGGGGCGGGGCGGACGGTCACGGCGGCGACCGCGAGCAGCAGCGGCCGGAACCCGGCGGCGACCGCGGCGGCGAGCAGCTGGGCCAGCGCCCGCTCGCCGCGCCGCAGCCAGGCGGCCGCGAGGAGCCCCACGCCGAGGTGCGCGGCGAGCAGCAGCCAGGCGGTGGAGGGACCGGCGCCCGCGAGCAGCGCGGCGGCCCGCTCGGAGTCGCCCGTGACCCGCGCGAGCGGGGAGCCCACACTGCCGCCGCCGCACAGCATGTCCAGGCCGACCTGGCGCAGCGGGCCCGTGACCGGGCCGCCCGCCTTGCCGTAACAGGCGTGCTGGCCCGTGGTGAAGACCGTGTCGGCGGCCAGCTCCAGCGGGATCAGCCCGGTGGCGATCCGTCCGAAGCCGCGCTCGCGACCGCCGCCCGCCAGCGCGTACGCGACGACGAAGACGGCGGCGGCGACCGCGGCCACGGTGGCCGGCGGCAGCGGGGTCCGGGACAGCAGGACGTGCGACGCGGTGCCGAGCGTCACGACGAGTGCCGTGAAGAGCGCCGCGCGTACGGCTCTGAGAGGGGTCCCGGGTATGTCCATGGCGTTGGCGAGTGTCCCACGTACCCCCGTAAGGGACCCCTAAAGCCCCCCTGTGGGTGCGTGATCTTCACAGCCGACCTGCGAGGCGGCTTGCAAGCCACCTCGCAGGCCGACCTGAAAGCCCCTTACAGACCGGGGATCCGGCCGTTGCGGAACAGGTCGACGAAGATCTGGTGGTCGGCACGCGCGCGTGCGCCGTAGCTGTGCGCGAAGTCCACCAGCAGGGGCGCGAAGCCCTCCTCGTCCGCCGCGATGGCCGCGTCGATGGCCCGCTCCGTCGAGAACGGCACCAGGGACTGCCCGGACAGGTCGTCCGCCGCCGCGTGCATCGTGGCCGTGGCCCGGCCGAGGTCGGCGACGACCGCGCCGATCTCCTCCGGGTCGTCGATGTCGCCCCAGTCCAGATCCACCGCGTACGGCGACACCTCAGCGACCAGCTGGCCCGCGCCGTCCAGCTCGGTCCAGCCGAGCCACGGATCCGCGTGCGCCTGGAGGGCGCGCTGGGAGATCACCGTGCGGTGGCCCTCGTGCTGGAAGTAGCCCCCGATCCGCTGGTCCGTGATGTGCCGGGAGACGGCCGGGGTCTGGGCCTGCTTGATGTAGATCACGACGTCGTTCTCCAGGGCGTCGCTGTTGCCCTCCAGCAGGATGTTGTACGACGGCAGGCCGGCCGAGCCGATGCCGATGCCCCGGCGGCCGACGACGTCCTTCACCCGGTACGAGTCCGGGCGGGTCAGTGAGGACTCCGGCAGCGTCTCCAGATAGCCGTCGAAGGCGGCCAGCACCTTGTAGCGCGTGGCCGCGTCCAGCTCGATGGAGCCGCCGCCGGGCGCGAAGCGGCGCTCGAAGTCACGGATCTCCGTCATCGAGTCCAGCAGCCCGAAACGGGTCAGCGAGCGCGCGTCACGCAGCGCGTCCAGCAGGGGGCCGTGGGCGGTGTCCAGCGTGAACGGGGGCACCTCGTCCCGCTTGGCGCCGGCCGCCACGGCGTGGATCCGCTCGCGGTACGCGCCCGCGTAGGTCGTCACCAGCTCCGTGATCTGCTCGTCGCTGAGCGCCTTCGCGTACCCGATCAGGGCCACGGAGGCCGCGAAGCGCTTCAGGTCCCAGGTGAAGGGGGCGACGTACGCCTCGTCGAAGTCGTTCACGTTGAAGATCAGACGGCCCGTGGAGTCCATGTACGTGCCGAAGTTCTCCGCGTGCAGATCGCCGTGGATCCACACGCGCGAGGTGCGTTCGTCGAGGTAGGGACCCCCGGTCTTCTCCGCGTCGAGGTCGTTGTAGAAGAGGCAGGCCGTGCCCCGGTAGAACGCGAAGGCCGAGGCCGCCATCTTCCGGAACTTCACGCGGAACGCGGCCGGGTCGGCGGCCAGGAGCTGGCCGAACGCGGTGTCGAAGACGGCGAGGATCTCCTCGCCGCGTCGCTCGTCGCTGAGCTGCGGAACCGACATCGCTGGGTGCCTCCTGGTGGATCACGGGTGGGTCGGCTGTTGAACGTCCGACGGTACGCGGGAGTGCCCGCGACTCCGCTACGAAGGTACGGGGGACAGACCCTCGGGTGTCAGCGCCGAGGCATAGACTTCGACGCTGTCCCCCAGACTGTCCGCAGCCCGTGGGGAAGTCGTTCACGCCTGTTTCCCTTGGAGGCCGAAGCCGTGTCAAAGCCGCCGTTCACGCACCTGCACGTCCACACCCAGTACTCGCTGCTGGACGGTGCCGCGCGGCTCAAGGACATGTTCAACGCGTGCAACGAGATGGGCATGAGCCATATCGCCATGTCCGACCACGGCAACCTCCACGGCGCGTACGACTTCTTCCACACGGCGAAGAAGTCCGGAATCACCCCGATCATCGGCATCGAGGCGTACGTCGCCCCCGAGTCCCGGCGCAACAAGCGCAAGATCCAGTGGGGCCAGCCGCACCAGAAGCGGGACGACGTCTCCGGTTCCGGTGGTTACACCCACAAGACGATCTGGGCGGCCGACGCGACGGGCCTGCACAACCTCTTCCGCCTCTCCTCGGACGCGTACGCCGAGGGCTGGCTGCAGAAGTGGCCCCGCATGGACAAGGAGACCATCTCCAAGTGGTCCGAGGGCCTCATCGCCTCCACCGGCTGTCCCTCCGGCGAGCTCCAGACCCGGCTGCGCCTCGGCCAGTTCGACGAGGCGCTGAAGGCGGCCTCCGAGTACCAGGACATCTTCGGCAAGGACCGTTACTTCCTGGAGTTGATGGACCACGGCATCGAGATCGAGCACCGGGTCCGCGACGGCCTCCTGGAGATCGGCAAGAAGCTCGGCATCCCCCCGCTGGTCACCAACGACTCGCACTACACCTACGCGAGCGAGGCGACCGCCCACGACGCCCTGCTGTGCATCCAGACCGGCAAGAACCTCTCCGACCCGGACCGCTTCAAGTTCGACGGCACGGGCTACTACCTGAAGTCCACGGACGAGATGTACGCCATCGACTCCTCGGACGCCTGGCAGGAGGGCTGCGCCAACACCCGCCTGGTCGCCGAGCAGATCGACACCGCCGGCATGTTCGAGGCCAGGAACCTCATGCCGAAGTTCGACATCCCCGAGGGCTACACGGAGGTCAGCTGGTTCCGCGAGGAGACCATGCGCGGCATGCAGCGCCGTTTCCCCGGCGGCATCCCGGACGACCGTGTGAAGCAGGTCGAGTACGAGATGGACACCATCATCTCGATGGGGTTCCCGGGCTACTTCCTCGTGGTCGCCGACTTCATCATGTGGGCCAAGAAGCAGGGCATCGCGGTCGGCCCCGGCCGAGGCTCCGCGGCCGGCTCGATCGTCGCGTACGCCCTCGGCATCACCGACCTCGACCCCATCCCGCACGGCCTGATCTTCGAGCGGTTCCTCAACCCCGAGCGCATCTCCATGCCCGATGTCGACATCGACTTCGACGAGCGCCGACGCGTCGAGGTCATCAGGTATGTGACCGAGAAGTACGGCGCCGACAAGGTCGCCATGATCGGCACGTACGGCAAGATCAAGGCCAAGAACGCCATCAAGGACTCCGCGCGCGTGCTGGGCTACCCGTACGCGATGGGCGACCGCCTCACCAAGGCCATGCCCGCCGACGTCCTGGGCAAGGGCATCGACCTCAACGGCATCACCGACCCCTCGCACCCTCGTTACAGCGAGGCCGGCGAGATCCGGTCGATGTACGAGAACGAACCGGACGTGAAGAAGGTCATCGACACCGCCAAGGGCGTCGAGGGCCTGGTCCGGCAGATGGGTGTGCACGCCGCCGGCGTGATCATGTCCAGCGAGACCATCACCGAGCACGTTCCCGTGTGGGTGAGGCACACCGACGGCGTGACCATCACACAGTGGGACTACCCGAGCTGTGAGTCGCTCGGCCTGCTGAAGATGGACTTCCTCGGCCTGCGCAACCTCACGATCATGGACGACGCCGTCAAGATGGTGAAGTCCAACAAGGGCATCGACATCGATCTGCTGAGCCTCCCGCTCGACGATCCGAAGACCTTCGAACTGCTCCAGCGCGGCGACACCCTGGGCGTCTTCCAGTTCGACGGCGGCCCCATGCGCTCGCTGCTGCGCCTGATGAAGCCCGACAACTTCGAAGACATCTCCGCCGTCTCCGCGCTCTACCGTCCCGGCCCGATGGGCATGGACTCGCACACCAACTACGCCCTCCGCAAGAACAAGCTCCAGGAGATCACGCCGATCCACAAGGAGCTGGAGGAGCCCCTCGAAGAGGTCCTGGCGGTCACCTACGGCCTGATCGTCTACCAGGAGCAGGTGCAGAAGGCCGCCCAGATCATCGCCGGGTACTCGCTCGGCGAGGCCGACATCCTCCGCCGCGTGATGGGCAAGAAGAAGCCCGAGGAACTGGCGAAGAACTTCACCATCTTCCAGTCCGGCGCCCAGAAGAACGGCTACAGCGACGAGGCCATCCAGGCCCTGTGGGACGTGCTGGTCCCCTTCGCCGGCTACGCCTTCAACAAGGCCCACTCCGCCGCGTACGGCCTGGTGTCGTACTGGACCGCGTACCTCAAGGCGAACTACCCCGCCGAGTACATGGCCGGACTGCTCACCTCGGTCAAGGACGACAAGGACAAGTCCGCGATCTATCTGAACGAGTGCCGGCGCATGGGCATCAAGGTGCTCCCGCCCAACGTCAACGAATCGGTGCACAACTTCGCCGCGCAGGGCGACGACGTGATCCTCTTCGGCCTGGAGGCCGTGCGCAACGTCGGCACGAACGTGGTCGAGTCGATCATCCGCAGCCGCAAGGCCAAGGGGAAGTACGCCTCCTTCCCGGACTACCTCGACAAGGTCGAGGCGGTCGCCTGCAACAAGCGGACCACGGAATCCCTGATCAAGGCCGGCGCGTTCGACACGATGGGGCACACCCGCAAGGGCCTCACCGCGCAGTACGAGCCGATGATCGACAACGTGGTCGCGGTCAAGCGCAAGGAGGCCGAGGGCCAGTTCGACCTCTTCGGCGGAATGGGCGAGGAGGAGACCAGCGAGCCCGGCTTCGGCCTCGACGTCACCTTCTCCGAGGACGAGTGGGAGAAGACGTATCTGCTCGCCCAGGAGCGGGAGATGCTCGGTCTGTACGTCTCCGACCACCCGCTCTTCGGCCTGGAGCATGTGCTGTCCGACAAGGCCGACGCGGGCATCGCCCAGCTCACCGGAGGTGAGCACGCGGACGGCGCGGTCGTCACCATCGGCGGCATCATCTCCGGCCTCCAGCGCAAGATGACCAAGCAGGGCAACGCCTGGGCCATCGCCACCGTCGAGGACCTGGCCGGTTCGATCGAGTGCATGTTCTTCCCGGCGACCTACCAGCTCGTGTCGACCCAACTCGTCGAGGACGCGGTCGTGTTCGTCAAGGGCCGCCTCGACAAGCGCGAGGACGTGCCGCGCCTGGTCGCGATGGAACTCCAGGTCCCGGATTTGTCGAACGCGGGCACGAACGCACCGGTGATCCTCACGATCCCGGCGACCCGGGTCACCCCGCCCATGGTCAACCGCCTCGGTGAGATCCTCAGCCACCACAAGGGCGACAGCGAGGTCCGCATCAGGCTCCAGGGCCCGACCAAGACGACCGTACTGCGCCTCGACCGGCACCGGGTGAAGCCGGACCCGGCGCTCTTCGGCGACCTGAAGGTCCTGCTCGGCCCGTCCTGCCTGGCAGGCTGAGCGCCGCGTACTGACGTACATGAGGGGCGCGTTCGGAAACGGACGCGCCCCTCACCGTGTGCCCGGGCTTCAACAACCCGTGACCCAGCCGTCAGTTGTGGCCGAAGCGCTTCTGCCGGCCCTTGCGGGCCATGTCGCCCGGCGTCACCTGGGCGCCACGGTGCTCGGTCTGCGACTCGAGGGAGGACTGCTGTGCCTGCTGCTGACCACGCTCGGACTGCGGCTGCTTACGGTCCTGCTTCTTGTTCTTGGCCATGGTGGTTGCCTCCTGTGGGGGAACTAGGGGCCAGGGCCGCGATCAGACTCACATAGCGCGACAAGGTGCGCATTTCGGAAAATCACCGTCCGTGACGAGAGTTGTCGGAGCGTGTGACGCGATTGAGGGGGCGCACGGTGAATACGCCACGCCGAAGATCGAGTTCCGGCCGTTAAGCTCCGCGCGGTCGGGCAGACTCGAAGGAAGCCCGAAGCAAACCTCCCGGAAAGAGGGTGGATCGCGTGGACCGCTGCATCGTCCTGGTGGACGCCGGGTATCTGCTCGGCGCGGCCGCCAGCCTCCTCGCCGGGGAACCGTCCCGCTCCCGCATCACCGTCGATCACGCCGCCCTCATCCAGGGGCTGCGCGAGCGCGCCGAGGCCGACACCGAACGGCCGTTGCTGCGCATCTACTGGTTCGACGGCGCCCCCGACCGCGTCCCGCAGCCCGAGCACCGCAGGCTGCGCGTGATGCCC belongs to Streptomyces graminofaciens and includes:
- a CDS encoding DUF2252 domain-containing protein; amino-acid sequence: MSVPQLSDERRGEEILAVFDTAFGQLLAADPAAFRVKFRKMAASAFAFYRGTACLFYNDLDAEKTGGPYLDERTSRVWIHGDLHAENFGTYMDSTGRLIFNVNDFDEAYVAPFTWDLKRFAASVALIGYAKALSDEQITELVTTYAGAYRERIHAVAAGAKRDEVPPFTLDTAHGPLLDALRDARSLTRFGLLDSMTEIRDFERRFAPGGGSIELDAATRYKVLAAFDGYLETLPESSLTRPDSYRVKDVVGRRGIGIGSAGLPSYNILLEGNSDALENDVVIYIKQAQTPAVSRHITDQRIGGYFQHEGHRTVISQRALQAHADPWLGWTELDGAGQLVAEVSPYAVDLDWGDIDDPEEIGAVVADLGRATATMHAAADDLSGQSLVPFSTERAIDAAIAADEEGFAPLLVDFAHSYGARARADHQIFVDLFRNGRIPGL
- a CDS encoding DsbA family protein; protein product: MSKRNSQASKSAARDRLRLERERQAKRDKAKRQGIVAGSVVVVLAIAGGIGYAVVQNNQPTKWEDAASAKVVTPANTSGKNGTTVLIGDSKSDNVVHLYEDPRCPACAQFEQTVGETVNKGMEDGDYKLSFTIGTFLDDRLTGEGSKNALSALGAALNVSPEAFLEYKTALYSTKYHPEETTDELAKDSYLIKVANTVDALKNNKKFQDAVKKGTYDPWAMKMSKSFDTAKDVDSTPTIKINDKKITNPSAVADWETALKDAGVTK
- a CDS encoding AAA family ATPase, with product MVGREAELDLLTASVRSAREGRGSSVFVLGEPGIGKSRLVEEAASRAARTGSRMLRGRAASAGRAVPLRPLAEAVFSGLRGEGAPSGADLGPYEQLLARLCGLAPQDGAPLVGYAEAVLRLLDVLGRTGGGSGGGCVLVLEDLHDADADTLAVVDYLTDNLSGQRSVLLATLRGEPGPALDLAEAATSRRAARTLRLTRLGPARTAELAARCLGHGGADEVPEAVLGRLHAVSEGVPFVVEELLRSMVDGGSLVRLRGSGWAVTGSLDAGVPASVAAAVLQRVDRLAPHGVALLEAAAILGRRFPVDIAARVAGLDRATALAQLRHAAHVDLVTDGTANAEPGWHTFRHALTADAIAGRLLPAERVTLCLAAADAIESGGAAGRKTGWPGVGALGAGALGTKLPGTEGPGAAWPGARAPGTGGPGAVPPGTEPPKTEEPGQAWAGTEEPRPEPRETEEPGKAWAEEPRPRPPETKQPGKAWAAAEAPRPEPPEKGGPGTGEPRPEGARPGPGGLIGADSGDDLYRLAAELCVAAGQRTRAAVLLTRAGRQAVARGASLTAVELLDRGLELTTATTDTTPETVAELLEELLRTLVLTGDVRRVPALGDRLDRVLTAWGAPSARRAAGFLTRARAAATAQQWEEGLNTVRRARELLGTEPDPASHAALDAVAAHLMLNSRRPDRLESARALAEGAVATAETVGLPEVSCQALNMLGYCLRPRDLAATEEVFEHLVATAEAHALPGWRIRGLLELGALDRIRFTGTERLLAARKAAEETGAVLMTAWADMHLTQAHVLRDDFDGAMEAAGRLRTTAARLRLREVKLIGVGVDAVIAAARGDREGLQSALNVLQSALAEGSADAVWGYADTSVWGWAHGICSLLREEHERALAEFTEADRAMRALPSTRGVTGFLGPYLLLRTVRDVADWAELDGPDTGRLTEIHWDRPFVGWSRAVLLGREGRTAEAAKAAEEALTGTDTIPLARHLCLRLGSPAALADGWGRPVEWLRASEQFFHDRGTTRMAAACRALLREAGSPVPRRRRGHEAIPEELRRVGVTAREYEVLRLLGSRLGNQEIAEHLFLSPRTVEKHLASLRDRTGCGDRAALIALAGRYAGGR
- the dnaE gene encoding DNA polymerase III subunit alpha, which translates into the protein MSKPPFTHLHVHTQYSLLDGAARLKDMFNACNEMGMSHIAMSDHGNLHGAYDFFHTAKKSGITPIIGIEAYVAPESRRNKRKIQWGQPHQKRDDVSGSGGYTHKTIWAADATGLHNLFRLSSDAYAEGWLQKWPRMDKETISKWSEGLIASTGCPSGELQTRLRLGQFDEALKAASEYQDIFGKDRYFLELMDHGIEIEHRVRDGLLEIGKKLGIPPLVTNDSHYTYASEATAHDALLCIQTGKNLSDPDRFKFDGTGYYLKSTDEMYAIDSSDAWQEGCANTRLVAEQIDTAGMFEARNLMPKFDIPEGYTEVSWFREETMRGMQRRFPGGIPDDRVKQVEYEMDTIISMGFPGYFLVVADFIMWAKKQGIAVGPGRGSAAGSIVAYALGITDLDPIPHGLIFERFLNPERISMPDVDIDFDERRRVEVIRYVTEKYGADKVAMIGTYGKIKAKNAIKDSARVLGYPYAMGDRLTKAMPADVLGKGIDLNGITDPSHPRYSEAGEIRSMYENEPDVKKVIDTAKGVEGLVRQMGVHAAGVIMSSETITEHVPVWVRHTDGVTITQWDYPSCESLGLLKMDFLGLRNLTIMDDAVKMVKSNKGIDIDLLSLPLDDPKTFELLQRGDTLGVFQFDGGPMRSLLRLMKPDNFEDISAVSALYRPGPMGMDSHTNYALRKNKLQEITPIHKELEEPLEEVLAVTYGLIVYQEQVQKAAQIIAGYSLGEADILRRVMGKKKPEELAKNFTIFQSGAQKNGYSDEAIQALWDVLVPFAGYAFNKAHSAAYGLVSYWTAYLKANYPAEYMAGLLTSVKDDKDKSAIYLNECRRMGIKVLPPNVNESVHNFAAQGDDVILFGLEAVRNVGTNVVESIIRSRKAKGKYASFPDYLDKVEAVACNKRTTESLIKAGAFDTMGHTRKGLTAQYEPMIDNVVAVKRKEAEGQFDLFGGMGEEETSEPGFGLDVTFSEDEWEKTYLLAQEREMLGLYVSDHPLFGLEHVLSDKADAGIAQLTGGEHADGAVVTIGGIISGLQRKMTKQGNAWAIATVEDLAGSIECMFFPATYQLVSTQLVEDAVVFVKGRLDKREDVPRLVAMELQVPDLSNAGTNAPVILTIPATRVTPPMVNRLGEILSHHKGDSEVRIRLQGPTKTTVLRLDRHRVKPDPALFGDLKVLLGPSCLAG